CTCGGCACGGCCGCGGCCGCATCCGCGTACGGCGCGGACCCCGAAACCATCAAGCTCGGCTTCGCCGGCCCGCTGACGGGGCCGGTCGCGCGCGTCGGCAAGGATCTGCAATACGGTGCGCAGCTCGCGCTCGACGAGGAGAACGCGAAGCATCCGACCGTCGGCGGCAAGCCGGTGCGCTTCGTGCTCGACGTACAGGACGACCAGGCCGATCCGCGCATCGCGATCCAGGTCGCGCAGAAGCTCGTCGACGACGGCGTGGTCGGCGTGGTCGGCCACTACAACTCGGGCTGCAGCATTCCCGCGTCGGCCGTCTACAAGCAGGCGAACGTCGCGATGATCACGCCCGGCTCGACCAATCCGCAACTGACGATGCAGGGTTTCAAGAACGTGTTCCGCACGATGGGGCACGACGGTATCGGCGGCGTGGTGGCCGGCCGCTTCGCGGTCGAGCAGCTGAAGGCGAAGCGGATCGGCATCATCGACGATCGCACCGCGTTCGGCCAGGGCCTCGCCGATGCATTCGAGAAAGGCGTGAAGGACGCGCACGGCAATATCGTCGGTCGCGAATACACGAACGACAAGGCGGTCGATTTCCGCGGCATCCTGACGACGATGAAGAGCAACAACGTCGACCTGATTTTCTTCGGCGGGCTCGACGAACAGGGCGCGATGCTGATCAAGCAGATGCGCTCGCTCGGCATTCGCGCGCAGCTGTTCGGCGCCGGCGCATTGAAAAGCAACGCATTCCTGAAGATCGCCGGCAGCTCGGGCGAAGGCACGCAGGATCTCGAGCCGGGGCCGGCGCTCGACAAGCTGCCGTCCGCCGTCGCGTTCGCGCAGCGCTACAAGGCGCGCTTCAACCAGGACGTCGAGCTGTATGCGCCGTTCGCGTACGATGCGGCGCTCGCGATGATCGCGGCAATCCACAAGGCCGATTCGGTCGATCGCGGCAAGCTCGTCGCGAGTTTGCCGGGCGTGTCGGTCACCGGCGTGACCGGCAAGATCTCGTTCGACGAGCGTGGCGACCTGATCAAGCCGCCCTACACGCTGTTCCGCGTCGAACAGGGGCAGTGGCACAGCATCCGCACGGTCGGCGGCGCGTCGAACTGAGCGGCAACCCGGCGGACAGCGCCGCTTATCGCGCCGTCTGCTGCCGCTGCACCTCCTGCGCTTTCATCTGCAGATACGCGCTCTTGTCGACTTCATGCAGTTGCTGCGGATACTGCTCGGTCGCGTCGAACCAGCGCGCGAGGCGCTGGTCGAGCGGCTTGTCGAGCGTCGCGAGATACGTGTCGATCGCGAGGTAGTAGCGCATCGTGTTGCGCTCCAGCAGCCCGCGCACGCCGCCGACATATTGCGGCTGCGCGGCCGATGCGCCGCCGATGGTCGTGAACCCGACCTTGTCGCTGCCGACGGTCGCGAGGTAGGTCTTCATCGCCATCCGGCCGACGGTGCCGAAGCCGTACGAATACGTGAGGTGCAGGAACGTGCGCGACGCGCCGACCGGCACGGCCTCCAGCGCGATCCGGTAATCCTTCGTGCCCATCGGGCCGCTGTCGGCGGTCAGGTCGACCTGGAAGTAGTCGGGTGCCGCAGCTACGACGCGATAACGAAACTGCACGCGATAGGTATCCGACAGCTTCTGCTGGATCTTGCGGCCGAGGTTCACGTCGAGCACCGGGCCGTTGCTGCCGCTCGACGCGTGACAGTACTTCGTGTTCAGGTGCAGGATCAGCACCGCGCACCAGTTCGCAGGGCCTTGCCCGGGATCGTCGAGCTGGCCGCTCACGACCGCGAACGGATAGTCGACCACCGCGTAGATGTCGCCCTTCAGCGACGACGCTGCCTCCGACGATTCGAGGGTCAGCGGCCGGTGAAACGCGTTGTCCTTCAGTTGCGCGCCGAGGCTGTGGTAACGGTCGAGCAGCGCCGCCGCATCGCCCGCGCCGAACGACAGCGCACTCCAGCCGACACAAAGGGCCGCGACGAGCGCGTGCCAGGTGCGGCGGGCAAGCCACGTGCCGCGCGGATGTTCGGATGTCTCCATTTTTGTGCTCCCGCCGGGCGCGCGCTGGTCGCGCGCATGTGTCACAGAATACGCCTGTGCGACGTCGCGCACGGCGCACGGCCGCTATCGGCGCCGCTTCACCGGCACCGGCAACTGCGCGGCGGTGATCCGGATCAGCGCCGACAGCCATTCGCGGTCGTCCCAGCGATCGCCGGCGATGACGAGGTGCGGCTTCGCGGTCGGATACGGCGGGCCTTCGTCGCAGGCGCCGAGAAACGCGCGGCCTTCGGGCGTCGGCTTGACGAACAGCCGGTCGTCGCACACGAGCGCGACCATCTTGCCGTCGCAATAGATGCCGTATTCGCCGAACATCTTGCGGGCCGATACCGTACCGGCCGCCGCCATCTGCTCGACGATGAAATCGACTGTGCCCTGGCTCGATGCCATCGGATGCTCCGTTATCGAATCAATCGTCTGACCTTCATCGATGCCGCGCCGTTCCGCTCATTTGTCCGCAGAAAACGCACTCGACATCTGCCGCGCCCGCTTCACGTCATCGCCGTGCAAATAAATCGACGTCGTCGAAATCGACGCATGCCGCAGGTTGTCGCGCACGGTCGTCAACTCCGCCCCGCGCGCGAGCGCGTGCGTTGCATGCGTATGGCGCATCCAGTGCGGGCTCGCCTGCCGCAGCTTGTGCGCGAGCGCCGGGTTATCGGCATCGACGAGATCGGCCGTCTGCGCAAAAAAGCGCTGCATCACCTTCCACAGCCGCACGCTCGTGATCGCGGCCGCGCCGTCTTCCGCGAGGCTCGGGATCAACGGCGTATCCGGCCGCCAGCGCACCGGCGTGACCGGCAGCCGGCGCGCGACCAGATGGCGATCGAGCGCCGTGCGCGCCAGCGGCGGCAGCGCGACGCGTGCGGCCTTGCGCCCTTTGCCGATCACCTTCAGCCATGTGTCGCCGTGCGCGTCCGTCTCGATGTCGCCGAGCGTCGCACCGACCAGCTCGCTCGCGCGCAGGCCGGTCGCATAGCCCAAGTCGAGGATGAAACGCAGCCGTTGCGCGGCGGCCGGCGTCCAGCCCGACTGCGGCGCGCCGGCGGCCGTGCCCTTGCGGAACTCGAGCCCGTCGGCGATGGTGCGGACCAGCAGCCACTCGCCTTCGGTGAACGCATGCGACGTGTCGAGTGCGTTCGCGACGCGCGTGTCGCGCACCTTGACGCCCGCGAACGGATTCGCGAGCAGGTAGCGCTGCTCGATCAGCCAGCGGAACAGCGCGCCGAGCACCGACAGCGTGTACGCCGCCGAACGCGCGGACAGCGCGCCCGAGAACGGCCGCCAGTCAGGTGCGCCGCGCGGCCGCACGGGGCCGACCCAGCGCTCGTGCGGCGTCGGGCGCCGCAGGAACGCGCGATATGCGACCGCATCCTCGGTCGTCAGCGACGACAGCGCGCGGCCGCGCTCGACGATCGCCCACAGGATCAGCCGCTCGGCTTCCTTGCGGTACGCGCGCCGCGTCGCGGCCGATTCGTGCAGCGACAGCCACGCGTGCACGGCCGCGTAATCGTTGTCCGCATCGAGCGTGCTGGTCGCGCGCGGCGCGCGGAACGTGCCGGCCGAGCCGTCGACCTCGTGCGGCAGCTTCAACTGCTCCCACGGCACGATGCTGCCGCGCGGCGTCGCGGCGATCAGCGCGCGCGCTCGTTCGGTCAGGTCCGGATGCGCGGCGAAGAACGCCTCGATGCGCCGCGCGCCGGCCACGCCGAGGCCCGCAATCGCACGCCACCACTGACGCCGGCGCGGAATCCGCACCGTGAGGTCGGCCAGCGTCGCGATCCCGTGCGCACGCAACGCGACGACCGCGCGCGCGGGCAGCCACAGCCCGACGTCGTCGCTGATCTGCGGGACTGGCGCGCGCGCATGACGCAGCAGGCCGATCGCTTCGGTGGCCGCCTTCGCCTCCCGTAAACGCTCACCGTCGGGATGACCGAGCCGTTCCGCGAGATCGGGTCGGCCAGCCTGCCGCGCGACGCGCACGAGGCGACGGCGAATACCGCCGATCACGCCGCGCGACGACCGCCCTGCGCCGAGACGATCGGGCAGGTAGCGCTCGACGGCCTGGCGCACGGTCATGCCCGCGTACCACGCGCGCAGCGCGGCCAGTTCGTCGGCGTCGGGAAAGCCTGCGGGCGCAGGCGCGGAATCTGAGGAAGGCAGTGAGGCGAGGCGCGGTTTCATGGCCGCCAGTTTGACAGAAGCGCGCGCGGCCGGGTACGTCGTGCGCAGCCTTCCCGGCACCACCATGCGCTTGCGCGACGCCGAACCCGCCCGGCATCGCGCAAGCGCATCGAACGGGAGCCGTCAGCCGGTAACGGGCGTGCGCCGCACTTCCGACATATAGATGAGGATCAGCGACACCCACACGATCCCGTACAGGAACATGAAGCAGGTCGTGCGCACGCGCAGCAGGTCGAGCAGCACGCCGAACAGGATCGGCAGCAGGAAGCCGCCGAGCCCGCCCGCGAGCCCGACGATGCCCGTGACGACACCCATGTTGTCCGCGAAATCGTCGGCAACATACTTGAAGGTCGACGCCATCCCGAGCGCGAACACCGCGCCGAGCACGAAGGTCAGCGCAACGAAGCCGGCCACCGGCATCGACATGTTCAACGTCGCGGTGCCGTCGATCGTGTGGATCACGAAGTCGGTCGCGGGATACGACAGCAGGAACAACGCGATCCACGCAACCCACAGCCCCCACCACGTGACCGCATGCGCGCCGAAGCGGTCGGACAGCGCGCCGCCTAGCGCGCGCAGCACGGAGCCCGGCAGCGAGAAGCCGGCCGCGAACGCGGATGCCATCACGAGCGACATCCCGTATTCGCTCTTCAGGTACTGCGGAATCCACAGCGACAGCGCGGTGAAGCCGCCGAACGTGATCGAGTAGTACTGGCAGAGCCGCCACACGCGCGGGTCGCGCAGCACCTTGAAAGCGTCGAGCATCGAACCGCCGCGTTTGCCCGCGCCGGGATCGGGCGCCGACGCGAACCAGAAGATCGCGGCCGTGACGAGCAGCGCGACCGCGTAGATGCGCGGCACGAAACGCCAGCCGTACGCATCGAGCAGCAGCGGCGTGACGAACAGGTTGACCGCCGCGCCGACCGTGCCCGCGCCGAACACGCCCATCGCGAGCCCGCGCCGCTGCGGCGGGAAGAAACGCGCGACATACGGCGTGCCGACCGCGAACGACGCGCCGACGCAGCCGAGGAACAGCCCGATCAGCAGGAACTGCCAGAGCTGCGTCGCGTAGCTGATGATATAGACCGGCACCGCGCACACGACGAGCAGCACCGTCATCACGATGCGGCTGCCGAAGCGGTCGGTCCACGTGCCGAGCGGCAAACGCATCAGCGCGCCGGTCAGCACGGGCGTCGACGTGAGCAGCCCGAACTCCGTGCTGTTCAGCCCGAGATCGATGCGCAGTTGCACGCCGAGCACGCCGAACATCATCCACACGACGAAGCACACCATGAATGCGAGCGTGCTCGCGGCCAGCACCGACCATGCGCGCAGCGGGATGGCCGGCACGTTCGCGACCGAACCGGCGTTACCTTGTTGAGTTGCCATACACCAGACTCCGTTATTGGACGAGCGGCCCGTTCGCGCCGTCGAATTCAACGCCTTCGACGCGCGCGCCACCCGCGAGAATCGCCACGTACTGCCGCATCGCCCGCTGCCGCACGCGTTCCGACAGGTACGCGGCGATCTGCGCGGCGGCTTCGTCGAACGGCACCGCGTCGCCCGGCACGCGGCGCTCGATGCGCACGATGTGGAAGCCGAAGCGCGTGTTGACGAGTTTCGGCAGCACGCCGAGCCCATCCGTATCGAACAGCGCGGCCTCGAATTCCGGCACCGTATCGCCACGCAGCAGTTGTCCGAGGCTGCCGCCGACTTGTGCCGACGGGCAGTTCGACGACGCGCGCGCGACCGCTTCGAACGTGTCGGGCGCGGCTACCACGTCGGCCAATGCGCTTTCCGCGCGCTGCCGCAGCGGCGCGAGCGGCACGCGGTCCGTCACCGCGAACAGCACGTGGCTCGCATAGACGATGTCGTTGCGGCGAAAGTGCGCCGGATACTGCACGTAGTAGCGCTCGCAATCCGCGCGATCGGGTTCGGGCACGTGCGTCAGCTCGCGTTCGAGCAGCGCGTCGACGGCCGCGTCGTCGAGCGGTGCGCCTTCGTCGAGCAGCGCCAGTGACACCGCGCGCTGCCGCAGCAGCTCGCGCACCGCGAGCGCGCGCCGTGCCGCATCGAACGGATCGGGCGCGTCGCCGTGATGTGCGGCTTCGGCCGCGACCGCGTCGTCGTCGATCGCGACGCCGTTGATGCGCAACGCGATCGGTGCATCCGAGAGAATGTCGTTCATACGCCTCCTCAGCGCTTGCGCACGAGTTGGTACGGACGGATCAGGTATGCGACCGACGCGATACCGCTCCAGATGTGCACCATCCGCGTAAACGGCGACACGAGGAAGATCGTGAAGCCGAGCAGGATATGCAGCCGGTAGGTCAGCGGCACGCCGACGAGCAGGCTCGCGATATCCGGCCGGAACGTGACGACGCCCTTCACGTAGTCGGTGAGCTGTTCGAACATCGCGCCGTCCATGTGGCGCGTCGACAGCACGACGGTGCCGAGCCCGAGCGCGAGCTGCACCCACAGCATCAGCACGATCAGGATGTCCGACTTGCGGCTGTTGCGGCGGATGCGCGCGTCGCCCAGGCGGCGCCAGATCAGGATCGTCAGCCCGATGATCGCCGCGACGCCGGCCGCACCGCCCGCGACCATCGCGACGAGCTGGTGCCCGGACGCCGACAGGAACGGCGACACGAGCCAGTGCGGCGCGAGGAAGCCGCCGAAGTGCCCGAGCACGACGACGAGCACGCCCCAGTGGAACAGGTTGCTGCCGAGCCGCAGCATGCCGTGGCGCAACAGCTGCGACGAATCGCTTTTCCACGTGTACTGCTCGCGGTCGAAGCGGATCAGGCTGCCCACCAGCAGCACGGCGAGGCAGATGTACGGGTAGATCCCGAACAGGAACTGATGCAAGGTGTCGTTCATGAGTTTCCCCAGTTGGGCCCGCGCTTACGCGCCGCGGGCCGGCCGCTTGTCGTGGAACCGCACCGTCTGCTCCGCCGGTGTCGCTGCGCCAACGAAGCGCACGGCCTCGTCCGCATACGACGCATCGAGTGCGCGGTAGTCGTCGGCGCTCGGCCGCTCGGCGGCCACATCGTCGGCGGCCGCATCCGGTGCATCGGCCGGCGCGAGTCCGGCCATCGGCAACAGCGCACCGACGACGAAGCTGTAATGGCTGCCGCGCTGCGCGAGCTGTCCGGCCAGCGCGCGCAGGATCTCGCCGGTTTCGGCGAGCAGCTTGCGTGCGTCGGGCGCCGGCAGCCGCGACAGGTATTCGAGGAACACGGGCAGGTAGTCGGGCAGCTCGCCCTGGTTCAGGAACAGCCCGTGGCGCTCGTACATCTGCAGCAGATCGACCATCGCCTGCCCGCGGTCGCGCGATTCGCCGTGCACGTGCTCGAACAGGTACAGCGACGTCGCGCGGCCACGGTCGAACAGCGCGACGTAGTTCTCCTGCAGCGTCAGCAGGTCGCGCTCGCGCACATAGGCAAAGAACCGGTCGAGGCCCGCGCGCACCGCTTTCGGCACGCGCGCACGGTCGCGCAGGTGCGCGTCGATCGAATCGAGCGCGGCGACCAGCGAATCGTCGGGATAGTCGAGCAGCGCCGCGAGCGCCGCATAGGTCGGATCGGGTGCGGTGCTCATCGGGAGGCCTCGTGGATCGGAATCGTCTTCTTGCCCTTCTTCGTGCTGAACAGGCTCGTCTCGGAACGGCCGTCCGAGCAGCCGTTGCCGAACGAGAAGCCGCACGATGCGCGCAGGTCGTATGCATCCTCCGCGTACTCGCGGTGCGTCGTCGGGATCACGAATCGATCCTCGTAGTTCGCGATCGCGAGATAGCGGTACATCTCCTCGACCTGCGCGAGCGACAACCCGACCTGGTCGAGCACGCCGCGCGCATCGACGCCGTCCACGTGACGCGCGCGCATGAACGCGCGCATCGCGAGCAGCCGTTCGAGCGCGAGCTTCACGGGCGCCTCGTCGCCGGCCGTCAGCAGGTTCGCGAGATAGCGCAGCGGAATGCGCAGCGATTCGACGTCCGGCAGGTAGCCGTTCATGCCGAGCGCGCCGCTGTTCGCGGCCGAGTTGATCGGCGACAGCGGCGGCACGTACCACACCATCGGCAGCGTCCGGTATTCCGGATGCAGCGGGAACGCGATCTTCCAGTCGATCGCCATCTTGTAGGTCGGCGAACGCCGCGCGGCGTCGAGCCACGCGGCCGGCACGCCGTCGCGCTCGGCCTGCGCGATCACGGCCGGGTCCTCGGGGTCGAGGAACAGCGACAGTTGCGCTTCGTACAGGTCCTGTTCGTTTTCCGTGCTGGCCGCCTCGCTGATCCGGTCGGCGTCGTACAGCAGCACGCCGAGATAGCGGATGCGGCCCACGCAGGTTTCCGAGCACACGGTCGGCTGGCCCGCCTCGATGCGCGGATAGCAGAAGATGCACTTCTCGGCCTTGCCGCTCTGCCAGTTGTAGTAGATCTTCTTGTACGGGCAGCCCGACACGCACATGCGCCAGCCGCGGCACTTGTCCTGGTCGATCAGCACGATGCCGTCTTCCTCGCGCTTGTAGATCGAGCCGGACGGGCACGATGCGACGCATGCCGGGTTCAGGCAGTGCTCGCACAGGCGCGGCAGGTACATCATGAAGGTGTTCTCGAACTGCCCGTAGATCTCCTTCTGCACGGATGCGAAGTTATAGTCCTTCGCGCGCTTCTCGAATTCGCCGCCGAGGATTTCCTCCCAGTTCGGCCCCCACTCGATCTTCTCGAGCCGCTGGCCGCTGATGAGCGAGCGCGGCCGCGCGACCGGCATCGCACGCGTATTGCCGGCTTCCTGCAGATGCGCGTAGTCGAACGTGAACGGCTCGTAGTAATCGTCGATCTCGGGCAGGTGCGGATTCGCGAAGATCTGCGCGAGCAGCCGCCACTTGCCGCCGAGGCGCGGCTCGATCTTGCCGTCCGCGCGCCGCTGCCAGCCGCCGCGCCAGCGGTCCTGGTTCTCCCAGTCCTTCGGATAGCCGATGCCCGGCTTCGTCTCGACGTTGTTGAACCACGCGTATTCCATCCCTTCGCGGCTCGTCCACACGTTCTTGCAGGTCACCGAGCAGGTATGGCACCCGATGCACTTGTCGAGGTTCAGCACCATCGCGATCTGTGCGCGTACCTTCATGACGTTTCTCCTGTGCGAGCGGTGACGGGTGCGGTTTCCTCGCCGTCGAGCCAGTCGATCTTGCTCATCCTGCGCACGATCAGGAATTCGTCGCGATTCGAGCCGACCGTGCCGTAGTAGTTGAAGCCGTACGACAGCTGCGCGTAGCCGCCGATCATGTGGGTCGGCTTCAGCGCGATGCGCGTGACCGAGTTGTGGATGCCGCCGCGCGTGCCGGTGATCTCGGAGCCCGGCGTGTTCACGATCTTCTCCTGCGCGTGGTACATCATCACCATCCCGGACGGAATCCGCTGGCTGACGACGGCCCGCGCGCACAACGCGCCGTTCGAGTTGTAGCACTCGATCCAGTCGTTATCGACCGCG
The DNA window shown above is from Burkholderia pyrrocinia and carries:
- a CDS encoding peptidylprolyl isomerase, which codes for MNDILSDAPIALRINGVAIDDDAVAAEAAHHGDAPDPFDAARRALAVRELLRQRAVSLALLDEGAPLDDAAVDALLERELTHVPEPDRADCERYYVQYPAHFRRNDIVYASHVLFAVTDRVPLAPLRQRAESALADVVAAPDTFEAVARASSNCPSAQVGGSLGQLLRGDTVPEFEAALFDTDGLGVLPKLVNTRFGFHIVRIERRVPGDAVPFDEAAAQIAAYLSERVRQRAMRQYVAILAGGARVEGVEFDGANGPLVQ
- the narJ gene encoding nitrate reductase molybdenum cofactor assembly chaperone → MSTAPDPTYAALAALLDYPDDSLVAALDSIDAHLRDRARVPKAVRAGLDRFFAYVRERDLLTLQENYVALFDRGRATSLYLFEHVHGESRDRGQAMVDLLQMYERHGLFLNQGELPDYLPVFLEYLSRLPAPDARKLLAETGEILRALAGQLAQRGSHYSFVVGALLPMAGLAPADAPDAAADDVAAERPSADDYRALDASYADEAVRFVGAATPAEQTVRFHDKRPARGA
- a CDS encoding site-specific integrase, with the translated sequence MKPRLASLPSSDSAPAPAGFPDADELAALRAWYAGMTVRQAVERYLPDRLGAGRSSRGVIGGIRRRLVRVARQAGRPDLAERLGHPDGERLREAKAATEAIGLLRHARAPVPQISDDVGLWLPARAVVALRAHGIATLADLTVRIPRRRQWWRAIAGLGVAGARRIEAFFAAHPDLTERARALIAATPRGSIVPWEQLKLPHEVDGSAGTFRAPRATSTLDADNDYAAVHAWLSLHESAATRRAYRKEAERLILWAIVERGRALSSLTTEDAVAYRAFLRRPTPHERWVGPVRPRGAPDWRPFSGALSARSAAYTLSVLGALFRWLIEQRYLLANPFAGVKVRDTRVANALDTSHAFTEGEWLLVRTIADGLEFRKGTAAGAPQSGWTPAAAQRLRFILDLGYATGLRASELVGATLGDIETDAHGDTWLKVIGKGRKAARVALPPLARTALDRHLVARRLPVTPVRWRPDTPLIPSLAEDGAAAITSVRLWKVMQRFFAQTADLVDADNPALAHKLRQASPHWMRHTHATHALARGAELTTVRDNLRHASISTTSIYLHGDDVKRARQMSSAFSADK
- a CDS encoding TfoX/Sxy family protein yields the protein MASSQGTVDFIVEQMAAAGTVSARKMFGEYGIYCDGKMVALVCDDRLFVKPTPEGRAFLGACDEGPPYPTAKPHLVIAGDRWDDREWLSALIRITAAQLPVPVKRRR
- a CDS encoding MFS transporter yields the protein MATQQGNAGSVANVPAIPLRAWSVLAASTLAFMVCFVVWMMFGVLGVQLRIDLGLNSTEFGLLTSTPVLTGALMRLPLGTWTDRFGSRIVMTVLLVVCAVPVYIISYATQLWQFLLIGLFLGCVGASFAVGTPYVARFFPPQRRGLAMGVFGAGTVGAAVNLFVTPLLLDAYGWRFVPRIYAVALLVTAAIFWFASAPDPGAGKRGGSMLDAFKVLRDPRVWRLCQYYSITFGGFTALSLWIPQYLKSEYGMSLVMASAFAAGFSLPGSVLRALGGALSDRFGAHAVTWWGLWVAWIALFLLSYPATDFVIHTIDGTATLNMSMPVAGFVALTFVLGAVFALGMASTFKYVADDFADNMGVVTGIVGLAGGLGGFLLPILFGVLLDLLRVRTTCFMFLYGIVWVSLILIYMSEVRRTPVTG
- the narI gene encoding respiratory nitrate reductase subunit gamma: MNDTLHQFLFGIYPYICLAVLLVGSLIRFDREQYTWKSDSSQLLRHGMLRLGSNLFHWGVLVVVLGHFGGFLAPHWLVSPFLSASGHQLVAMVAGGAAGVAAIIGLTILIWRRLGDARIRRNSRKSDILIVLMLWVQLALGLGTVVLSTRHMDGAMFEQLTDYVKGVVTFRPDIASLLVGVPLTYRLHILLGFTIFLVSPFTRMVHIWSGIASVAYLIRPYQLVRKR
- the narH gene encoding nitrate reductase subunit beta, which gives rise to MKVRAQIAMVLNLDKCIGCHTCSVTCKNVWTSREGMEYAWFNNVETKPGIGYPKDWENQDRWRGGWQRRADGKIEPRLGGKWRLLAQIFANPHLPEIDDYYEPFTFDYAHLQEAGNTRAMPVARPRSLISGQRLEKIEWGPNWEEILGGEFEKRAKDYNFASVQKEIYGQFENTFMMYLPRLCEHCLNPACVASCPSGSIYKREEDGIVLIDQDKCRGWRMCVSGCPYKKIYYNWQSGKAEKCIFCYPRIEAGQPTVCSETCVGRIRYLGVLLYDADRISEAASTENEQDLYEAQLSLFLDPEDPAVIAQAERDGVPAAWLDAARRSPTYKMAIDWKIAFPLHPEYRTLPMVWYVPPLSPINSAANSGALGMNGYLPDVESLRIPLRYLANLLTAGDEAPVKLALERLLAMRAFMRARHVDGVDARGVLDQVGLSLAQVEEMYRYLAIANYEDRFVIPTTHREYAEDAYDLRASCGFSFGNGCSDGRSETSLFSTKKGKKTIPIHEASR
- a CDS encoding branched-chain amino acid ABC transporter substrate-binding protein; translation: MNRRHWLVWLAVCSLGTAAAASAYGADPETIKLGFAGPLTGPVARVGKDLQYGAQLALDEENAKHPTVGGKPVRFVLDVQDDQADPRIAIQVAQKLVDDGVVGVVGHYNSGCSIPASAVYKQANVAMITPGSTNPQLTMQGFKNVFRTMGHDGIGGVVAGRFAVEQLKAKRIGIIDDRTAFGQGLADAFEKGVKDAHGNIVGREYTNDKAVDFRGILTTMKSNNVDLIFFGGLDEQGAMLIKQMRSLGIRAQLFGAGALKSNAFLKIAGSSGEGTQDLEPGPALDKLPSAVAFAQRYKARFNQDVELYAPFAYDAALAMIAAIHKADSVDRGKLVASLPGVSVTGVTGKISFDERGDLIKPPYTLFRVEQGQWHSIRTVGGASN